A region of Culicoides brevitarsis isolate CSIRO-B50_1 chromosome 1, AGI_CSIRO_Cbre_v1, whole genome shotgun sequence DNA encodes the following proteins:
- the LOC134837888 gene encoding venom serine protease Bi-VSP → MIKLVAQLNSNADFSAYSIIWQSVCDYGDGGDPIVCCPSDSNSQGSGYWFLFAPMNTETPATNVDTVTGGWNWGDSNGINFDTTESTTQTSPVTIPTYDAASDNRCGITNASHTRVVGGREASRGAYPWIAALLYQTQGNAGLKQLCGGSLITKRHVLTAAHCGKPTLRSVALGIHDINKLYEGVVIQVEKTRVHEEYDSKKIVNDICMLKLIQDAPINDFIRPICLPTQEPQRSMDLTGYQPFVAGWGTTSTQGPAANVLQEVQVPVVSTQSCGNSYKTFFPNQVYDNRIICAGATGRDSCQGDSGGPLMFPVLSANGNYYYYVLIGVVSYGYECGTPGFPGVYTRVTTFLPWIQRNLN, encoded by the exons ATGATAAAACTCGTCGCTCAGCTCAATTCAAATGCGGATTTCAGTGCTTATTCGATCATTTGGCAGTCGGTATGTGATTATGGCGATGGAGGAGATCCCATCGTTTGTTGTCCTTCTGATAGTAATTCGCAAGGAAGCGGATATTGGTTCTTATTTGCGCCAATGAACACGGAAACTCCTGCAACGAACGTTGATACTGTCACAGGAGGATGGAATTGGGGCGATTCGAATGGCATTAATTTTGATACGACAGAAAGTACAACTCAAACTTCTCCTGTGACAATTCCAACGTATGATGCTGCGAGTGATAATCGCTGTGGCATTACAAATGCGAGTCATACGCGTGTCGTTGGAGGAAGAGAAGCTTCGAGAGGAGCATATCCATGGATTGCAGCTTTGTTATATCAAACTCAAGGAAATGCTGGATTAAAGCAATTATGCGGAGGATCTTTAATCACGAAAAGACATGTTCTCACAGct gcTCATTGCGGTAAACCAACTCTCCGTTCTGTGGCATTGGGCATTCATGATATCAACAAACTTTACGAAGGCGTCGTCATTCAAGTTGAAAAAACTCGCGTTCACGAAGAATACGACTCGAAAAAGATCGTCAACGACATTTGCATGCTCAAGTTAATTCAAGACGCTCCAATTAATGACTTTATTCGCCCGATTTGTCTTCCAACGCAAGAACCTCAAAGAAGCATGGATTTGACGGGATATCAACCTTTTGTCGCTGGATGGGGAACAACAAGTACTCAAGGTCCAGCAGCAAATGTTCTTCAAGAAGTTCAAGTTCCCGTTGTTTCAACGCAATCCTGTGGAAATTCGTACAAAACTTTCTTTCCGAATCAGGTTTATGACAATAGAATTATTTGTGCGGGAGCGACGGGAAGAGATAGTTGTCAAGGCGATTCGGGAGGTCCGTTAATGTTTCCTGTG ctttcggcgaatggaaattattattattatgtgctAATTGGAGTTGTTTCTTATGGATATGAATGCGGAACGCCAg gttttcCGGGAGTTTATACGAGAGTAACAACATTCCTTCCATggattcaaagaaatttaaattaa